Proteins from a genomic interval of Aquabacterium sp. J223:
- a CDS encoding ATP-dependent Clp protease proteolytic subunit: METPATSHHPIDPRSSFLEEKTFKSRTVLLFGAIHDSVAQDIVRRLIALAADSSDPIDMLVSSPGGHLESGDSIHDVVRYIAAPVNMIGTGWVGSAATHVYLSVPKERRFCLPNTRFLIHQPSGGAGGQATDIAIQAQEIVKARERIARTIARETGQPLERVLTDIERDRWLSAEEAVAYGLCGRVIERQTDLRG; the protein is encoded by the coding sequence ATGGAAACGCCCGCGACTTCCCACCACCCGATCGACCCGCGCAGTTCCTTCCTCGAAGAGAAGACCTTCAAGTCGCGCACGGTGCTGTTGTTCGGCGCCATCCACGACAGCGTGGCGCAGGACATCGTGCGCCGGCTGATCGCGCTGGCCGCCGACTCCAGCGACCCGATCGACATGCTGGTGTCCTCGCCCGGCGGCCACCTGGAATCCGGCGACAGCATCCACGACGTGGTGCGCTACATCGCCGCGCCGGTGAACATGATTGGCACCGGCTGGGTCGGCAGCGCGGCCACGCATGTCTACCTGTCGGTGCCGAAGGAACGGCGCTTCTGCCTGCCCAACACCCGCTTCCTCATCCACCAGCCCAGCGGCGGCGCCGGCGGCCAGGCCACCGACATCGCCATCCAGGCCCAGGAGATCGTCAAGGCGCGCGAACGCATCGCCCGCACCATCGCCCGCGAGACCGGCCAGCCGCTGGAGCGCGTGCTGACCGACATCGAGCGCGACCGCTGGCTGTCGGCCGAGGAGGCGGTGGCCTATGGCCTGTGCGGCCGGGTGATCGAGCGCCAGACCGACCTGCGCGGCTGA
- a CDS encoding PhnD/SsuA/transferrin family substrate-binding protein: MPRPALHRLCAALCIGLALPAQAELSALVAAEPTARKEAQGLPRAAMESSLGKAVGQPLTVTTTEDLADAMRATRSGGYDVFIAPPQVAASALGHGYELVGATEGSEQYVLVARQGLASVAALKGGRLYLPQQESIYSYLARGMLNAQGLSLKDLRKVEYARYPQAGLAALSVGATDATVVRQSDWEAWAKDNANQARSLATSMAVPGGFSVVVRSSLPADQKAKLARWFAQPVAFNALKPASQRPDLADYKAIAQLGIFTPVSLPGAKVVTPAEVKDLMAGGAMFVDTRTSKEFLTKRVPKAVFAPYVEKSLKDTAFDPAQDDFTALAKLNLDKDKPTIFACNGAECWKSYKASKHALAQGFKQVYWFRGGLPAWEAAGLPVSQGD, from the coding sequence ATGCCCCGACCCGCCCTGCACCGCCTGTGTGCCGCGTTGTGCATCGGCCTGGCGCTGCCCGCGCAGGCCGAGCTGAGTGCCCTCGTCGCGGCCGAGCCCACCGCGCGCAAGGAAGCGCAGGGCCTGCCGCGCGCGGCGATGGAAAGCAGCCTGGGCAAGGCCGTCGGCCAGCCGCTGACGGTCACCACCACCGAGGACCTGGCCGACGCGATGCGCGCCACCCGCTCCGGCGGCTACGACGTGTTCATCGCGCCGCCGCAGGTGGCGGCGTCGGCGCTGGGCCATGGCTACGAGCTGGTCGGCGCCACCGAGGGCAGCGAGCAGTACGTGCTGGTCGCCCGCCAGGGTCTGGCGTCGGTGGCCGCGCTCAAGGGCGGGCGCCTCTACCTGCCGCAGCAGGAGTCGATCTACAGCTACCTCGCGCGCGGCATGCTCAACGCGCAGGGCCTGTCGCTGAAGGACCTGCGCAAGGTGGAGTACGCGCGCTACCCGCAGGCCGGCCTGGCCGCGCTGTCGGTGGGCGCCACCGACGCCACCGTGGTCCGCCAGTCCGACTGGGAAGCCTGGGCCAAGGACAACGCCAACCAGGCCCGCTCGCTGGCCACCTCCATGGCGGTGCCGGGCGGCTTCTCGGTGGTGGTGCGCAGCTCGCTGCCGGCCGACCAGAAGGCCAAGCTGGCCCGCTGGTTCGCGCAGCCCGTGGCCTTCAACGCGCTCAAGCCGGCGAGCCAGCGGCCGGACCTGGCCGACTACAAGGCCATCGCCCAGCTCGGCATCTTCACCCCGGTGTCGCTGCCCGGCGCCAAGGTGGTGACACCGGCCGAGGTGAAGGACCTGATGGCCGGCGGCGCAATGTTCGTCGACACCCGGACCTCGAAGGAGTTCCTGACCAAGCGGGTGCCCAAGGCGGTGTTCGCGCCCTATGTCGAGAAGAGCCTGAAGGACACCGCCTTCGACCCGGCGCAGGACGACTTCACCGCGCTGGCCAAGCTCAACCTCGACAAGGACAAGCCGACCATCTTCGCCTGCAACGGCGCCGAGTGCTGGAAGTCGTACAAGGCCAGCAAGCACGCGCTGGCCCAGGGCTTCAAGCAGGTCTACTGGTTCCGCGGCGGTCTGCCGGCCTGGGAGGCGGCCGGGCTGCCGGTGTCGCAGGGCGATTGA
- a CDS encoding DoxX family protein, with amino-acid sequence MPSSPTVSPALPRQFDLAALLLRLGLGVLVLFHGVAKVAAGPGYVGTLVAKAGLPELLAYGVYVGEVVAPLMLIVGLWTRLAAWVVVVNMLFAVALVHASQLFSVNARTGGYELELQALFLLAAVVVALIGPGRFSLDARRG; translated from the coding sequence ATGCCTTCTTCTCCCACCGTCAGCCCCGCCCTGCCCCGCCAGTTCGACCTCGCCGCGCTGCTGCTGCGCCTCGGCCTCGGGGTGCTGGTGCTCTTCCACGGCGTGGCCAAGGTGGCCGCTGGCCCCGGCTACGTCGGCACCCTGGTGGCCAAGGCCGGGCTGCCGGAACTGCTCGCCTACGGCGTCTACGTCGGCGAGGTGGTGGCGCCGCTGATGCTGATCGTCGGCCTGTGGACCCGGCTGGCAGCCTGGGTGGTGGTGGTCAACATGCTCTTCGCGGTGGCCCTGGTGCACGCGTCCCAGCTGTTCAGCGTCAACGCCCGCACCGGCGGCTATGAGCTCGAACTGCAGGCGCTGTTCCTGCTCGCCGCGGTGGTGGTGGCGCTCATCGGCCCCGGGCGCTTCAGCCTGGACGCCCGGCGCGGCTGA
- a CDS encoding NADPH-dependent FMN reductase, with protein MADKILVFYGSYRSDRQGIRLADYLVAGFAARGAAPELVDAKALNLPMLDRMYKEHPPGQAPQALEALAQKVRAADAFVFVTGEYNWGPQPGLKNLTDHFLEEWFWRPAAIASYSAGRLGGVRSATVWHGILSEMGMVVVSSTLSVGQIGQSLDADGRPSGDGGKALERAFPASPTTWRGGPKRHARSARGGRRPTEGRASRPQPRRSVWRSITRPHRP; from the coding sequence ATGGCCGACAAGATCCTCGTCTTCTACGGGTCGTACCGGTCGGACCGCCAGGGCATCCGCCTGGCCGACTACCTGGTGGCCGGCTTCGCGGCCCGCGGCGCGGCGCCGGAGCTGGTCGACGCCAAGGCGCTGAACCTGCCCATGCTGGACCGCATGTACAAGGAGCACCCGCCCGGCCAGGCCCCGCAGGCGCTGGAGGCGCTGGCGCAGAAGGTCCGCGCGGCCGATGCCTTCGTCTTCGTCACCGGCGAGTACAACTGGGGTCCGCAACCGGGACTGAAGAACCTGACCGACCACTTCCTGGAGGAGTGGTTCTGGCGGCCGGCGGCCATCGCCAGCTATTCGGCCGGCCGGCTCGGCGGCGTGCGTTCGGCCACCGTCTGGCACGGCATCCTGTCGGAGATGGGCATGGTGGTGGTGTCGAGCACGTTGTCGGTGGGCCAGATCGGCCAGTCGCTGGACGCCGACGGCCGGCCCTCGGGCGACGGCGGCAAGGCGCTGGAACGCGCCTTCCCCGCTTCGCCGACGACCTGGCGTGGTGGACCGAAGCGGCACGCGCGCAGCGCGCGCGGCGGGCGCCGCCCTACTGAGGGCCGCGCGTCGCGGCCTCAGCCGCGCAGGTCGGTCTGGCGCTCGATCACCCGGCCGCACAGGCCATAG
- a CDS encoding response regulator, with protein MTPAKRILIADDNQDAADTLAVLLDFLGYETRTAYNGQDAVAIAQEFKPCLVILDINMPLMDGYEAAKTLRRTEGNRVILIALTAISNREAKARAADAGFDIHLTKPVGGDELEGLLQQVLHA; from the coding sequence GTGACCCCCGCCAAGCGCATCCTCATCGCCGACGACAACCAAGACGCGGCCGACACCCTGGCGGTGCTGCTGGACTTCCTCGGCTACGAGACCCGCACCGCCTACAACGGTCAGGACGCCGTGGCCATCGCGCAGGAGTTCAAGCCCTGCCTGGTGATCCTGGACATCAACATGCCGCTGATGGACGGCTACGAGGCGGCCAAGACGCTGCGCCGGACCGAGGGCAACCGGGTCATCCTCATCGCGCTGACCGCCATCTCCAACCGGGAGGCGAAGGCCCGTGCGGCCGATGCCGGCTTCGACATCCACCTCACCAAGCCGGTGGGCGGGGACGAGTTGGAAGGCTTGCTGCAACAGGTGCTGCACGCCTGA
- a CDS encoding sulfite oxidase: MSTQAHPLSRRRALLAGGAAGVAAVAGPVLAQTAPAAAAAPAGARPLPPYAAWKDANALIVHSSSVIETKRSAFGTGVITPAEQLYVRNNLPAPDASILNDRDAWLLSVEGVAQPRQLSLAQLKGLGLETVATVLQCSGNGRGYFPSKPSGTPWQVGAAGCVVWSGVPVRTVVEALGGVNGGLRFMTGTGGEALPAGVDPKTVIVERSVPAKAMEDALLAWEMNGAPLSLAHGGPLRLVVPGYTGVNNIKYIKRLAFTAQETDARIMSHGYRLTPPGTQANPAQESVWEMGVKSWINGPLPEQRLGAGMAQIHGVAFGGTNAVRKVEVSIDGGQSWREARLVGPDLGRYAWRQFVLQAHLPAGRYVLASRATDSAGRVQPRERVENLGGYNNASWVDHAVTLTVA; the protein is encoded by the coding sequence ATGTCGACTCAAGCCCATCCCCTGTCGCGCCGGCGTGCGCTGCTCGCCGGCGGTGCCGCCGGCGTCGCCGCGGTGGCCGGCCCGGTGCTCGCGCAGACCGCACCGGCGGCCGCGGCCGCACCGGCCGGCGCGCGCCCGCTGCCGCCCTACGCCGCCTGGAAGGACGCCAACGCGCTCATCGTCCACAGCAGCAGCGTCATCGAGACCAAGCGCAGCGCCTTCGGCACCGGCGTCATCACGCCGGCCGAGCAGCTGTACGTGCGCAACAACCTGCCCGCGCCCGACGCGTCCATCCTCAACGACCGCGACGCCTGGCTGCTCAGCGTCGAAGGCGTGGCCCAGCCGCGGCAGTTGAGCCTGGCGCAGCTCAAGGGGCTGGGGCTGGAGACCGTGGCCACCGTGCTGCAGTGCTCGGGCAACGGCCGCGGCTACTTCCCCAGCAAGCCCAGCGGCACGCCGTGGCAGGTGGGCGCGGCCGGCTGCGTGGTGTGGAGCGGCGTGCCGGTGCGCACCGTGGTGGAGGCGCTGGGCGGCGTGAACGGAGGCCTGCGCTTCATGACCGGCACCGGCGGCGAGGCCCTGCCCGCCGGCGTCGACCCGAAGACGGTGATCGTCGAGCGGTCGGTGCCGGCCAAGGCGATGGAGGACGCGCTGCTGGCCTGGGAGATGAACGGCGCGCCGCTGTCGCTGGCGCACGGCGGCCCGCTGCGGCTCGTCGTGCCGGGCTACACCGGCGTCAACAACATCAAGTACATCAAGCGGCTGGCCTTCACCGCCCAGGAGACCGACGCCCGCATCATGTCGCACGGCTACCGCCTGACGCCGCCCGGCACGCAGGCCAACCCGGCGCAGGAGTCGGTGTGGGAGATGGGCGTCAAGTCGTGGATCAACGGGCCGCTGCCCGAGCAGCGGCTCGGCGCCGGCATGGCGCAGATCCATGGCGTGGCCTTCGGCGGCACCAACGCCGTGCGCAAGGTCGAGGTGTCGATCGACGGCGGCCAGAGCTGGCGCGAAGCCCGCCTCGTCGGCCCCGACCTCGGCCGCTACGCCTGGCGCCAGTTCGTGCTGCAGGCCCACCTGCCGGCCGGCCGCTACGTGCTCGCGAGCCGCGCCACCGACTCGGCCGGCCGCGTGCAGCCGCGCGAGCGGGTGGAGAACCTGGGCGGCTACAACAACGCCAGCTGGGTCGACCACGCGGTCACGCTGACCGTGGCATGA
- a CDS encoding histidine kinase dimerization/phospho-acceptor domain-containing protein — MEQDRPGAEIAALRQQLDALQHEVGALQDAAHRRRRELSALVHELANPLGPLTTALYLLQRAPQERGPQLVEMAQRQLRLLTEVVEQLRRLGREDDDAPPVAADAG; from the coding sequence TTGGAACAGGACCGGCCGGGCGCCGAGATCGCGGCGCTGCGGCAGCAGTTGGACGCCCTGCAGCACGAGGTGGGGGCCTTGCAAGACGCCGCGCACCGGCGACGGCGCGAGCTGTCGGCGCTGGTCCACGAGCTCGCCAACCCGCTGGGGCCGCTCACCACGGCGCTGTACCTGCTGCAGCGCGCGCCGCAGGAGCGCGGGCCGCAACTGGTCGAGATGGCGCAGCGCCAGCTGCGCCTGCTGACCGAGGTCGTCGAGCAGCTGCGCCGCCTGGGGCGCGAGGACGACGACGCGCCGCCGGTGGCCGCCGACGCCGGCTGA
- a CDS encoding MipA/OmpV family protein: MLPDYPGADRSRVRGLVLPVLLYRGPVWRVDGEGVRSRLVAQPDWTLDLSASGAFRSRDNPAREGMPPLDWLVGLGPQLVWHGWREAPGRPTLHLKARALLSTDGRDWHGRGHVLEPEVRWHWTAPLPGGPGRLSFGVQPTWASEALHRYFYEVAPSQATGRRPAWDARAGYFGTEVKLTLGRRESQALSWFVTARALSLHGAANEGSPLAKEGLNWTVGLGLVWTPWRSAETVPAR, translated from the coding sequence CTGCTGCCGGACTACCCCGGCGCGGACCGCAGCCGCGTCCGCGGACTCGTGCTGCCGGTGCTGCTGTACCGGGGGCCGGTGTGGCGGGTCGACGGCGAGGGCGTGCGCAGCCGGCTGGTGGCGCAGCCGGACTGGACGCTCGACCTGTCCGCCAGCGGCGCCTTCCGCTCGCGCGACAACCCGGCGCGGGAGGGCATGCCGCCGCTCGACTGGTTGGTCGGCCTCGGGCCGCAGCTGGTCTGGCATGGCTGGCGCGAGGCGCCCGGCCGGCCGACGCTGCACCTGAAGGCGCGGGCCCTGCTGTCCACCGACGGGCGGGACTGGCACGGCCGCGGCCACGTGCTGGAACCGGAGGTCCGCTGGCACTGGACAGCACCTCTGCCCGGCGGCCCCGGCCGCCTCAGCTTCGGGGTGCAGCCGACCTGGGCCAGCGAGGCCCTGCACCGCTACTTCTACGAGGTGGCCCCGTCGCAGGCGACGGGCCGGCGCCCGGCCTGGGACGCGCGGGCCGGCTACTTCGGCACCGAGGTGAAGCTGACCCTGGGCCGCCGCGAAAGCCAGGCGCTGTCGTGGTTCGTCACCGCGCGGGCGCTGTCGCTGCATGGCGCCGCCAACGAGGGCAGTCCGCTGGCGAAGGAGGGGCTGAACTGGACCGTCGGCCTCGGTCTGGTGTGGACGCCGTGGCGCAGCGCGGAGACGGTGCCCGCGCGCTGA
- a CDS encoding DMT family transporter, with protein MRSQAASGIALILLAVLAFALLDSAVKVLSAGVPLLLVVWTRYAAQAVLVGGWLRFHPVARRRPPVRHPRFQVLRGTLLLTTSVLAFLGLRELPVAEFTAIAMLAPVFVTLASPWLLKEPVGALRWALVTLAFTGGLLVVRPGSAVFTPAALLPLALAVCGAMFQLLTRHMAALEDPLRTHGTTGAVGLVWLTVALAAWPGAWWPTLLQIAPWQWALMATAGLLGTFGHLAFIVGTRRAPLPVLMPFTYAQLVFAGLLGLWVFGQRPDGWALAGMALIAASGAVAAWVNVRGGRGSPVAADAAVGD; from the coding sequence ATGCGTTCCCAGGCCGCCTCCGGCATCGCCCTCATCCTGCTCGCCGTGCTCGCGTTCGCCCTGCTCGACAGCGCGGTCAAGGTGCTGAGCGCCGGCGTGCCGCTGCTGCTGGTGGTGTGGACGCGCTACGCCGCGCAGGCCGTGCTGGTGGGCGGATGGCTGCGCTTCCACCCGGTCGCCCGCCGGCGTCCGCCGGTGCGCCATCCGCGCTTCCAGGTGCTGCGCGGCACGCTGCTGCTCACCACCAGCGTGCTGGCCTTCCTCGGCCTGCGCGAACTGCCGGTGGCCGAGTTCACCGCCATCGCCATGCTGGCGCCGGTGTTCGTCACGCTGGCCTCGCCCTGGCTGTTGAAGGAGCCGGTGGGCGCCCTGCGCTGGGCGCTGGTGACGCTGGCCTTCACCGGCGGCCTGCTGGTGGTGCGGCCGGGCAGCGCGGTGTTCACCCCGGCCGCGCTGCTGCCGCTGGCGCTGGCCGTCTGCGGGGCGATGTTCCAGCTGCTCACCCGCCACATGGCGGCCCTGGAGGACCCGCTGCGCACGCATGGCACCACCGGCGCGGTGGGCCTGGTGTGGCTGACCGTGGCACTGGCGGCCTGGCCCGGCGCGTGGTGGCCGACGCTGCTGCAGATCGCCCCCTGGCAGTGGGCGCTCATGGCCACCGCCGGGCTGCTCGGCACCTTCGGCCACCTGGCCTTCATCGTCGGCACGCGCCGGGCGCCGCTGCCGGTGCTGATGCCCTTCACCTACGCGCAGCTGGTCTTCGCCGGCCTGCTCGGGCTGTGGGTGTTCGGCCAGCGGCCGGACGGCTGGGCGCTGGCCGGCATGGCCCTCATCGCCGCCAGCGGCGCGGTGGCCGCCTGGGTCAACGTGCGCGGCGGCCGGGGGTCGCCGGTGGCGGCCGACGCTGCGGTGGGCGATTGA